One Chromobacterium paludis genomic window carries:
- a CDS encoding TraR/DksA family transcriptional regulator, protein MSNLQLSGFMVKPSNGLSRQQIVVLQTVLLRYREASLQALQETQDHLQAFLEISDSEERSLQREEYRVDLTVQEHEKLQLQRIEQALQRIRNGSYGYCEFSGEPIGMARLMVQPTATLSKDAQETAEES, encoded by the coding sequence ATGTCCAATTTACAATTATCTGGTTTCATGGTTAAGCCTAGTAATGGGCTGTCTCGACAACAAATAGTGGTTTTGCAGACGGTGCTTTTGCGATATCGAGAAGCATCACTCCAAGCTCTACAAGAAACCCAAGATCATCTACAGGCGTTCCTCGAAATTTCTGACTCGGAGGAGCGATCCCTGCAGAGAGAGGAATACCGAGTTGACTTAACAGTTCAAGAACATGAAAAGCTACAGTTGCAACGCATAGAGCAGGCACTTCAGCGTATTCGGAATGGTAGCTATGGGTACTGTGAGTTTAGCGGCGAGCCTATAGGGATGGCACGATTGATGGTTCAGCCTACTGCGACATTATCTAAAGATGCGCAAGAAACTGCAGAAGAGAGTTGA
- the phaP gene encoding TIGR01841 family phasin (Members of this family are phasins (small proteins associated with inclusions such as PHA granules). Note that several different families of phasins have been named PhaP despite very little sequence similarity to each other.): MSKILESNSSSDNATNTILKLFQASLNATERLAKLQVKMSKEVIDYHAAVINEFSSSPNSHDSFSKIGELSSDAVNKAFSHSKDVYDIFSDSQNEISKLIGKASNPMMLD, from the coding sequence ATGTCTAAAATCTTAGAAAGCAACAGTTCGTCTGATAATGCGACAAATACAATTTTGAAGCTCTTCCAAGCCTCATTAAATGCTACTGAGCGCTTGGCTAAGCTACAGGTAAAAATGTCAAAGGAAGTGATTGACTATCATGCCGCAGTGATAAATGAATTCTCATCATCGCCCAATTCACATGATTCATTTTCTAAAATTGGGGAGCTTTCTAGTGATGCTGTAAATAAAGCTTTCTCCCACTCTAAAGATGTATATGATATTTTCTCTGATTCGCAGAACGAAATATCAAAATTGATCGGCAAAGCATCCAACCCAATGATGCTTGATTGA
- a CDS encoding PHA/PHB synthase family protein, with translation MEKPPSVPMQDLEWSCAFDQMLHAQMSRATLGLSPASLALAFYDWATHFAISPGKWVHLAHSGTSKWAKLTHYLPRACVGSACAPCVVPLEQDKRFRDEAWQRWPFNLYSQAFLLQQQWWLNATTSIRGVSAHHEQMVSFMARQLLDMMSPVNFLATNPLAQESTLRESGQNLLRGWRNLQEDWERISTGRPSWGAEQFIPGETVATTPGKVVFRNHLMELIQYSPRTPLVKAQPVLFIPAWIMKYYILDLSPHNSLVRYLVEHGYTVFMISWRNPGADDHNLGMDDYLRLGVLDALNIIGQVLPGCRVNALGYCLGGTLLAITAAYLAREKNPVIQSITLLAAQIDFTEAGELMLFIDESQISYLEDIMWGHGYLDAKQMAGAFQLLRSNDLIWSQLVQEYLLGQRASMTDLMAWNADSTRMPYRMHSEYLRRLFLDNDLFEGRYQVDGRPVVLHDIRTPVFVVATEIDHVAPWRSVYKIQLALDVDSHFLLTSGGHNAGIISEPGHPGRYFRLSAGGRKDRYTDPDTWLETTRSQHGSWWPVWEKWLAHQSGEPVVPPAMGCASYPARETAPGLYVMER, from the coding sequence ATGGAAAAGCCACCTTCGGTTCCGATGCAGGACCTAGAGTGGTCCTGCGCTTTCGATCAGATGTTGCATGCCCAGATGTCGCGCGCCACTTTGGGGCTGTCACCCGCCAGTCTGGCCTTGGCCTTTTACGACTGGGCCACGCATTTCGCCATCTCACCCGGAAAGTGGGTGCATTTGGCGCATAGCGGAACCAGCAAATGGGCCAAGCTGACGCATTATCTGCCGCGCGCCTGCGTCGGCTCGGCTTGCGCTCCCTGCGTTGTGCCCCTCGAACAGGACAAACGTTTCCGCGATGAAGCCTGGCAGCGCTGGCCATTTAATCTGTATTCGCAGGCTTTTCTATTGCAGCAACAGTGGTGGCTCAATGCCACGACCAGCATCAGAGGCGTGTCCGCCCATCATGAGCAGATGGTGTCCTTTATGGCGCGTCAACTGCTGGACATGATGTCTCCGGTGAATTTTCTGGCCACCAATCCACTGGCGCAGGAGAGCACCTTGCGAGAAAGTGGGCAAAATCTGTTGCGCGGTTGGCGCAATCTGCAGGAAGACTGGGAGCGTATATCGACAGGGCGGCCGTCTTGGGGAGCTGAGCAGTTCATTCCAGGCGAAACGGTTGCCACCACGCCAGGCAAGGTTGTCTTTCGCAACCATCTGATGGAATTGATCCAATACTCTCCAAGGACGCCACTTGTGAAGGCTCAGCCGGTGCTATTCATTCCCGCCTGGATCATGAAATATTACATTCTGGACCTGTCGCCGCACAATTCGTTGGTGCGTTACTTGGTCGAGCACGGTTATACCGTGTTCATGATCTCTTGGCGCAATCCGGGGGCGGACGACCACAATTTGGGAATGGACGATTATTTGCGTCTAGGAGTGTTGGATGCGCTGAATATCATCGGCCAAGTCCTGCCGGGATGTCGGGTCAATGCGCTCGGTTACTGCCTGGGCGGCACTTTGCTCGCCATCACGGCAGCTTACTTGGCTAGGGAAAAAAATCCCGTCATCCAATCTATTACCTTGCTCGCGGCGCAAATCGACTTCACCGAAGCCGGAGAATTGATGCTGTTTATTGATGAAAGCCAAATTTCATATTTGGAAGACATCATGTGGGGTCATGGTTATCTGGACGCCAAGCAGATGGCTGGCGCATTTCAGTTGCTGCGCTCCAACGATCTGATCTGGTCGCAATTGGTGCAGGAATATCTGTTGGGACAACGCGCGTCGATGACCGACTTAATGGCTTGGAATGCCGACAGTACTCGTATGCCGTATCGGATGCACAGCGAATACCTACGGCGCTTGTTTCTCGATAACGATTTGTTTGAGGGACGTTATCAGGTGGATGGCCGTCCCGTAGTCTTGCACGATATCCGGACGCCAGTATTTGTGGTGGCTACCGAGATAGACCACGTTGCTCCTTGGCGATCCGTCTATAAAATCCAGTTGGCATTGGATGTGGATAGTCATTTTCTATTGACAAGTGGTGGGCATAATGCGGGGATTATCAGCGAGCCGGGACATCCTGGCCGATATTTCCGCTTATCAGCTGGTGGTCGAAAAGATCGATATACGGATCCGGACACCTGGTTGGAAACAACGCGGTCGCAACATGGGTCTTGGTGGCCGGTATGGGAAAAATGGCTGGCACATCAGTCTGGCGAGCCAGTTGTGCCGCCTGCGATGGGATGTGCATCATACCCTGCACGAGAGACAGCTCCCGGCCTTTATGTGATGGAGCGTTAA
- a CDS encoding DesA family fatty acid desaturase, whose amino-acid sequence MQLSLLDLPWWGLVLATLGLTHVTIAAVTIFLHRHQAHQALQLHPLASHFFRFWLWLTTGMVTREWVAIHRKHHAVTDTQGDPHSPQCFGLTTVLLQGSELYRRAAGDQAMLEHYGGYTPDDWLERRLYATHSVLGVGLMLLIDLLLFGPVGLSVWAVQMLWIPVFAAGVINGIGHYWGYRLFATNDSSRNIVPWGVLIGGEELHNNHHAYVTSPKLSARWWEFDIGWAYIRLLACLRLAMVRQPLPALRQNPLKLHCDEKTMNAVIAHRYLVLERFDHALRRTASVELQRLEGLYVAAGLETTRRWLRHAAREPLPDGELLERVLPLSMALNTIYTMRRELTSLWERSACSTALLSSQLEDWCRRAESSGIDGLPEFSRQLRQYDC is encoded by the coding sequence ATGCAACTGAGCCTACTTGATCTGCCCTGGTGGGGGCTTGTCCTGGCGACGCTGGGGCTCACCCACGTTACCATTGCCGCGGTCACCATCTTTCTTCACCGGCATCAGGCGCATCAGGCCTTGCAGCTGCATCCGCTGGCTAGCCATTTTTTCCGGTTCTGGCTGTGGCTGACCACTGGCATGGTGACTCGTGAATGGGTCGCCATTCACCGTAAGCATCATGCAGTGACCGATACCCAGGGCGACCCGCACAGTCCGCAATGTTTCGGGCTCACGACGGTTTTGCTGCAAGGCAGCGAGCTGTATCGCCGCGCGGCCGGTGACCAAGCGATGCTGGAGCATTATGGCGGCTACACCCCGGATGATTGGCTGGAGCGACGGCTTTACGCCACCCACTCCGTGCTGGGGGTGGGCTTGATGCTGCTGATTGACTTACTGTTGTTCGGCCCTGTCGGATTGAGTGTTTGGGCAGTACAGATGCTGTGGATTCCTGTTTTTGCAGCGGGCGTTATAAACGGTATCGGCCATTACTGGGGCTATCGCTTGTTTGCGACCAACGACTCCTCGCGCAACATCGTGCCGTGGGGAGTGCTGATCGGGGGCGAGGAGCTGCATAACAATCACCACGCTTATGTTACGTCTCCCAAACTGTCTGCCCGGTGGTGGGAATTCGATATCGGTTGGGCGTACATTCGCTTGCTCGCCTGTTTGCGTTTGGCCATGGTACGCCAGCCATTGCCCGCTCTGCGCCAGAATCCGCTCAAACTGCATTGCGATGAGAAAACCATGAATGCAGTCATTGCCCATCGTTATCTGGTATTGGAGCGGTTCGATCACGCCCTGCGCAGGACTGCGTCTGTGGAGCTGCAACGGCTGGAAGGGCTGTATGTGGCTGCGGGGCTGGAAACGACTCGTCGCTGGTTGCGTCATGCCGCTCGGGAACCGCTGCCGGATGGTGAGCTTTTAGAACGGGTGCTGCCGCTCAGTATGGCGCTGAATACCATTTACACGATGAGGCGCGAGCTTACCTCGCTGTGGGAGCGTTCCGCCTGTTCCACCGCGCTGTTGTCCAGCCAATTGGAGGACTGGTGCCGGCGGGCTGAAAGCAGCGGTATTGACGGCTTGCCGGAGTTTTCGCGGCAATTAAGGCAGTACGATTGCTAG
- a CDS encoding slipin family protein, translating into MSPISSFIVATFIISGALAYIGDYLLLAILLWVGAAIVAQSLRMANTWQKCVVLRAGKLRGVNGPGLFLIIPVVDRVVATIDERIQTTAFNAEQALTRDTVPVNVDAIIFWHVHDAKKAALAITDYSQAIDRVAQTSLREMIGSSMLAVLLSDRQNMVQDLCGKIAEKTAEWGITVRSVEIRDVAIPEALQDAMSRQAQAEREKQARIILGSAEAEIASKFVEAANIYAEHPAALQLRAMNIIYETTKERGTTILIPSAMVDSLNPLAATLKKPASSRSVASTAAVNHAGAAEADLRAASGAG; encoded by the coding sequence ATGAGCCCCATCAGTTCTTTCATTGTCGCGACTTTCATCATCTCCGGCGCGCTGGCTTATATTGGTGACTATTTACTGCTGGCTATCCTACTCTGGGTGGGGGCTGCGATTGTGGCGCAATCCTTGCGTATGGCCAACACCTGGCAGAAATGCGTGGTGCTGCGTGCCGGCAAGTTGCGCGGCGTGAATGGTCCGGGCCTGTTTTTGATCATCCCGGTGGTGGACCGCGTGGTAGCCACCATTGATGAAAGAATCCAGACCACTGCCTTCAATGCCGAGCAGGCGCTGACCCGCGACACGGTGCCGGTGAATGTGGACGCGATCATCTTCTGGCATGTGCATGACGCGAAAAAAGCGGCCTTGGCCATCACCGACTATAGCCAGGCGATTGATCGAGTCGCGCAGACTTCGCTGCGCGAAATGATAGGTTCCTCGATGTTGGCGGTACTGCTCAGCGACCGTCAAAACATGGTACAGGACCTGTGCGGCAAGATCGCAGAGAAAACGGCGGAATGGGGCATTACCGTGCGCTCGGTGGAAATCCGCGATGTCGCCATTCCGGAGGCGCTGCAGGACGCCATGTCTCGCCAGGCGCAGGCCGAGCGGGAAAAACAGGCCCGGATTATTCTGGGTTCCGCCGAAGCGGAAATAGCCAGTAAGTTTGTCGAAGCGGCGAATATCTACGCGGAACATCCAGCAGCGCTGCAATTGCGTGCGATGAACATTATTTATGAGACCACCAAGGAGCGCGGCACGACGATTCTGATCCCCAGCGCGATGGTGGATAGTTTGAATCCGCTGGCCGCTACGTTGAAAAAGCCCGCATCCAGCCGAAGCGTAGCGTCGACCGCGGCAGTCAATCATGCGGGCGCTGCGGAAGCCGACTTGCGCGCCGCAAGCGGCGCCGGTTAA
- a CDS encoding Crp/Fnr family transcriptional regulator, whose protein sequence is MISNDDPRRNGLLANLPELEWQRLAPQLEPVEMPLGKVLYEPGCTLSHIYFPTTAIVSLLYVMEDGASAEIAVVGLEGVVGIALFMGGETTPSRAVVQSAGQGYRLRAEILKDEFKRAGSMMHLLLRYTQALITQMGQTAVCNRHHSLDQQLCRWLLLSLDRLQGNELVMTQELIANMLGVRREGVTEAALKLQKAGLIHYARGHITIVDRDGLEKRTCECYDVVRKEYQRLLNAPLSQ, encoded by the coding sequence ATGATCAGCAATGATGACCCCAGGCGGAATGGCTTGCTCGCAAACCTGCCCGAACTCGAATGGCAAAGATTGGCCCCGCAGCTGGAGCCTGTGGAAATGCCATTGGGAAAGGTGCTGTACGAACCTGGCTGCACGCTTAGCCACATCTACTTTCCAACCACGGCCATCGTCTCGCTGCTCTACGTGATGGAGGACGGCGCCTCTGCGGAAATCGCCGTCGTCGGCCTTGAGGGGGTTGTCGGCATTGCCTTGTTCATGGGCGGCGAAACGACGCCGAGCCGCGCGGTGGTGCAAAGCGCCGGCCAGGGCTACCGACTGAGGGCCGAAATTTTAAAGGATGAATTCAAACGCGCGGGCTCGATGATGCATCTGCTGCTGCGCTACACCCAGGCATTAATCACCCAGATGGGACAAACCGCCGTATGCAATCGACATCACTCGCTGGATCAACAACTGTGCCGCTGGCTACTGCTGAGCCTGGATCGGCTGCAAGGCAATGAGTTGGTCATGACGCAGGAGCTGATCGCCAATATGCTGGGCGTGCGTCGCGAGGGCGTCACTGAGGCCGCGCTTAAGTTGCAGAAAGCTGGACTGATCCACTATGCGCGCGGCCATATCACCATTGTGGATCGAGACGGACTGGAAAAGCGCACTTGCGAATGCTACGACGTCGTGAGAAAAGAGTATCAACGCTTGTTGAACGCGCCGCTATCTCAGTAA
- the acnA gene encoding aconitate hydratase AcnA: protein MSLRAHDSLRKFPLASGQFAQFHSLPALAELGVGDVSRLPVSLRIVLESLLRNLDGQRITEEHVRQLANWQPQAARSEEIPFVVARIVLQDFTGVPLLCDLAAMRGVAQRFGKPARRIEPLVPVDLVIDHSVQVDHFRESDALDLNMQLEFRRNAERYRFIKWGMQAFKTFRVVPPGIGIVHQVNLEYLARGVLRKNDVYYPDTLVGTDSHTTMINALGVVGWGVGGIEAEAGMLGQPVYLLTPDVVGVHLTGRLREGVTATDLVLAVTERLRQAQVVGKFVEFFGAGVASLTLPDRATLANMAPEYGATMGFFPPDEQAAAYLSATGRSEEEVDAFRRYFQAQSLFGMPQAGAIDYSQTLELDLAGIVPSVAGPKRPQDRIALPALKSRFHELLAQPASSGGYGKAGAAPAADGVLGHGAVLIAAITSCTNTSNPGVMLAAGLLAQKAAARGLRVAPRIKTSLAPGSRVVTDYLDKAGLLPSLQQLGFRVVAYGCTTCIGNSGPLEPTLEEEIAAKDLICAAVLSGNRNFEARIHPAIKANFLMSPPLVVAFALAGRVDIDLDREPLGVDRAGRPVWLREIWPSDQEVAAALAQATDPATYRRLYQDFVDSNPLWRGIAAPTGLVYGWEASSYIAEPPFFQDFALQPAAVPQVLDARALAIFGDSVTTDHISPAGSIKASSPAGQYLQQRGIAPLEFNSYGSRRGHHEVMMRGTFANVRIRNLMLPPDADGKPVEGGLTLSQPDGAQRFLYDAAMEYQRTGTPTLIFAGEEYGTGSSRDWAAKGTRLLGVKAVIARSFERIHRSNLVGMGVLPLQFTGSDSAAGLRGDELFDLSGLERGILPRQEVTLTVRNADGRTRQLPLLLRIDTPVEVEYYRHGGILPYVLRQLLAAS, encoded by the coding sequence ATGTCCCTGCGTGCCCATGACAGTTTACGCAAGTTCCCGTTGGCCTCTGGCCAGTTTGCCCAGTTTCATTCCCTGCCGGCATTGGCCGAGCTGGGCGTCGGCGATGTCAGCCGCCTGCCGGTGTCGCTGCGCATCGTGCTCGAGTCGCTGCTGCGCAATCTGGATGGACAGCGCATCACCGAGGAACATGTGCGGCAACTGGCCAACTGGCAGCCGCAGGCGGCGCGCAGCGAGGAGATTCCCTTCGTGGTGGCGCGCATTGTGCTGCAGGACTTCACCGGCGTGCCGCTGCTGTGCGATCTGGCGGCGATGCGCGGTGTGGCGCAACGCTTCGGCAAGCCGGCCAGGCGGATCGAGCCGCTGGTGCCGGTGGACTTGGTGATCGACCATTCGGTGCAAGTCGACCACTTTCGCGAGAGCGATGCGCTGGATCTGAACATGCAGTTGGAGTTCCGCCGCAATGCCGAACGATACCGCTTCATCAAATGGGGGATGCAGGCGTTCAAGACCTTCCGGGTCGTACCGCCGGGCATCGGCATTGTCCATCAGGTGAATCTGGAATATCTGGCGCGCGGCGTGTTGCGCAAAAATGATGTCTATTACCCGGATACGCTGGTGGGAACCGATTCGCATACCACCATGATCAACGCGCTGGGCGTAGTCGGCTGGGGCGTGGGCGGCATCGAGGCCGAGGCCGGCATGCTGGGGCAGCCAGTCTATTTGCTGACGCCGGATGTGGTGGGGGTCCATCTGACCGGCAGACTGCGCGAGGGCGTGACCGCCACAGATCTGGTGCTGGCGGTGACGGAGAGGCTGCGCCAGGCCCAGGTTGTGGGTAAGTTCGTCGAATTCTTCGGTGCGGGCGTAGCCAGTCTGACGCTGCCGGACCGCGCCACGCTGGCCAATATGGCGCCGGAATACGGCGCCACCATGGGTTTCTTTCCGCCGGACGAACAGGCGGCGGCCTATCTCTCCGCCACCGGACGCAGCGAAGAGGAGGTCGATGCTTTCCGCCGCTATTTTCAGGCGCAGAGCCTATTCGGCATGCCGCAGGCCGGCGCGATCGACTATAGCCAGACGCTGGAATTGGACCTGGCCGGCATTGTGCCCAGCGTGGCCGGGCCGAAACGGCCGCAAGACCGCATCGCGCTGCCGGCGCTGAAGTCCCGCTTCCATGAGCTGCTGGCGCAGCCGGCGTCCAGCGGCGGTTACGGCAAGGCCGGCGCCGCGCCGGCGGCTGATGGCGTGCTGGGACATGGGGCGGTGCTGATCGCCGCCATCACCTCCTGCACCAACACCTCCAACCCCGGCGTGATGTTGGCGGCCGGCCTGCTGGCGCAAAAGGCCGCCGCGCGCGGTTTGAGGGTGGCACCGCGCATCAAGACCTCGCTGGCGCCGGGCTCGCGGGTGGTCACCGATTATCTGGACAAGGCCGGCCTGCTGCCGTCCTTGCAGCAGCTGGGTTTCCGGGTGGTGGCTTACGGCTGCACCACCTGCATCGGTAACTCCGGGCCGCTGGAGCCGACGCTGGAGGAGGAAATCGCCGCCAAGGACCTGATCTGCGCCGCCGTGTTGTCCGGCAACCGCAATTTCGAGGCGCGCATCCATCCGGCGATCAAGGCCAATTTCCTGATGAGCCCGCCGCTGGTGGTGGCGTTCGCGCTGGCCGGTCGGGTGGACATCGACCTGGACCGCGAGCCCTTGGGCGTGGACCGTGCCGGCCGGCCGGTGTGGCTGCGCGAAATCTGGCCCAGCGACCAGGAAGTGGCCGCCGCGCTGGCGCAGGCGACCGATCCGGCCACCTATCGCCGCCTGTACCAGGACTTTGTCGACAGCAATCCGCTGTGGAGAGGCATCGCCGCGCCGACCGGGCTGGTGTATGGCTGGGAGGCGTCCAGCTATATCGCCGAGCCGCCATTCTTTCAGGATTTTGCCCTGCAGCCGGCGGCGGTGCCCCAGGTGCTGGATGCGCGGGCGCTAGCCATCTTCGGCGACTCGGTCACCACTGATCACATCAGCCCGGCCGGTTCGATCAAGGCAAGCTCCCCGGCCGGGCAATACCTGCAACAACGGGGCATCGCGCCCTTGGAGTTCAACAGCTACGGCTCGCGCCGCGGGCACCACGAAGTGATGATGCGCGGCACCTTCGCCAATGTGCGCATCCGCAATCTGATGCTACCGCCGGATGCCGACGGTAAGCCGGTGGAGGGCGGGTTGACGCTGAGCCAGCCGGATGGCGCGCAGCGCTTCCTCTACGATGCGGCGATGGAGTACCAGCGGACTGGCACGCCAACACTGATCTTCGCTGGCGAGGAGTACGGCACTGGCTCCAGCCGCGATTGGGCAGCCAAAGGCACTCGATTACTGGGCGTGAAAGCGGTCATCGCCCGCAGCTTCGAGCGCATCCACCGCTCCAATCTGGTGGGCATGGGCGTGTTGCCGTTACAATTCACCGGTTCCGACAGCGCCGCAGGCCTGAGGGGGGATGAGCTATTCGACCTGAGCGGTCTGGAGCGCGGCATCCTGCCCCGGCAAGAAGTGACGCTGACAGTGCGGAATGCCGATGGGCGGACCCGGCAACTGCCGTTGCTGCTGCGCATCGACACTCCGGTGGAGGTAGAGTATTACCGCCATGGCGGCATTCTGCCCTATGTGTTGCGACAACTGCTGGCGGCATCGTGA